A stretch of the Candidatus Saccharimonadales bacterium genome encodes the following:
- the cyoB gene encoding cytochrome o ubiquinol oxidase subunit I — protein MLGRLNLDAFMHDPVTLGGIIGGAIGCIGLVALITYLKRWRWLYKEWLTSLDPKKIGIMYMLVAALMLLRGVADAVMMRIQQAISVGDAQGIVTSDTYQQVFSAHGTIMIFFVAMGFMFGLINLIVPLQIGARDVAFPFLNSVSFWLFVAGMVLINLSLVVGEFAAAGWLAYPPLSGLKYSPGVGVDYWIWSLQIAGIGTLLSGINFFVTILKMRAPGMTLMKMPIFVWSVLGSMSLVMFAFPILTATLAMLSLDRLMGMHFFTSDYGGDPMMYINLIWAWGHPEVYILILPAFGIFSEVVATFSGKRLFGYKSMVWAIGAITFLSFVVWLHHFFTMGAGPDVNAFFGIMTMIIAIPTGVKVFNWLFTMYRGRVRFTTPMLWFLGFVTTFTIGGMTGVLMSVPAIDFQLHNSLFLVAHFHNMIIGGVLFGYFAGITYWFPKVVGFRLNERIGTYAFWCWLIGFLLAFLPLYALGIMGATRRLDHYDPSMGWQGLFIVAAVGVGVICIGIAMQVLQLVVSVVQWRSRQDLTGDPWNGRTLEWSIASPAPAYNFAVIPAVTDRDAFWVSKQANDQPAQLSASDYTDIELPRNSGMGLAIAGFAGLVGFGLIWHIWWLAIVAFIGIVAAIIIRSMDENTEYVIPAAEVLRIETARRQRMTES, from the coding sequence ATGCTAGGCAGGCTCAATCTTGATGCATTTATGCACGACCCGGTCACCTTAGGCGGGATTATCGGTGGAGCGATCGGCTGTATCGGTCTTGTTGCTCTTATTACCTACCTCAAGCGCTGGCGCTGGCTCTACAAAGAATGGCTGACTTCACTCGATCCGAAGAAAATCGGCATCATGTACATGTTGGTTGCTGCTTTGATGTTACTACGCGGTGTTGCCGACGCCGTTATGATGCGTATCCAGCAGGCCATATCCGTTGGCGACGCCCAGGGTATCGTAACGAGTGACACCTACCAGCAGGTGTTCTCGGCGCATGGTACGATTATGATTTTCTTTGTTGCCATGGGATTTATGTTCGGCCTGATCAACCTGATTGTACCGCTACAGATTGGCGCCCGTGACGTTGCCTTTCCCTTCCTCAATTCTGTCAGCTTCTGGCTATTTGTCGCCGGTATGGTGCTTATCAATCTGTCTCTCGTAGTCGGCGAATTTGCCGCTGCCGGATGGCTGGCATATCCGCCGCTGTCAGGACTCAAGTACAGTCCAGGCGTCGGCGTCGATTATTGGATTTGGAGTTTGCAGATTGCGGGTATAGGTACCTTACTGTCGGGCATAAATTTCTTTGTAACAATCCTGAAAATGCGGGCACCCGGCATGACACTTATGAAAATGCCGATTTTCGTTTGGAGCGTACTCGGATCGATGTCACTGGTTATGTTTGCTTTCCCTATACTGACGGCGACTCTTGCGATGTTATCACTCGACCGGTTAATGGGTATGCATTTCTTCACGTCTGACTACGGCGGTGATCCGATGATGTATATAAACCTCATTTGGGCTTGGGGCCACCCCGAGGTATACATATTGATATTGCCGGCGTTTGGGATATTTTCCGAAGTAGTAGCAACATTTTCCGGCAAACGTTTATTCGGATACAAGTCCATGGTATGGGCAATCGGGGCTATTACCTTCCTGTCTTTCGTCGTCTGGCTGCATCATTTCTTCACAATGGGTGCTGGTCCGGACGTCAATGCATTCTTTGGCATAATGACGATGATTATTGCCATTCCGACAGGCGTAAAAGTATTTAACTGGCTGTTCACGATGTACCGTGGCCGGGTCAGGTTCACGACTCCGATGCTGTGGTTTCTCGGCTTTGTTACAACATTCACGATCGGCGGGATGACAGGAGTCCTTATGTCAGTACCAGCCATCGACTTTCAGCTGCACAACAGCCTATTTCTGGTTGCCCACTTCCACAACATGATTATCGGCGGCGTGCTGTTTGGCTATTTCGCGGGTATCACGTACTGGTTTCCCAAGGTAGTCGGATTCCGGCTCAACGAACGTATTGGCACCTACGCTTTCTGGTGCTGGCTCATCGGCTTCCTGCTCGCCTTCCTGCCGCTCTATGCACTGGGCATCATGGGCGCGACGCGGCGACTGGATCACTATGACCCTTCCATGGGATGGCAAGGCTTGTTTATCGTTGCCGCCGTCGGTGTCGGTGTCATATGTATCGGTATCGCCATGCAGGTGCTCCAACTTGTCGTGAGCGTCGTGCAATGGCGCAGCCGCCAAGACCTGACTGGCGATCCGTGGAATGGCCGCACACTCGAGTGGTCGATCGCCTCACCAGCCCCGGCATATAACTTTGCGGTTATACCGGCAGTTACAGACCGTGATGCCTTCTGGGTTAGCAAACAAGCGAATGACCAACCAGCTCAGCTAAGCGCGTCTGATTACACGGACATCGAACTGCCGCGTAACAGCGGCATGGGATTGGCGATTGCCGGCTTCGCCGGACTAGTCGGCTTCGGACTGATTTGGCATATCTGGTGGCTGGCAATTGTGGCGTTTATTGGTATCGTTGCCGCGATCATCATTCGTTCGATGGACGAAAACACTGAGTACGTGATTCCAGCAGCGGAAGTACTGCGCATCGAAACGGCGCGCCGGCAAAGGATGACGGAATCATGA
- the cyoC gene encoding cytochrome o ubiquinol oxidase subunit III: protein MNKPIRSVSARHAIVDVDQFTDKTTFGFWVYLMTDCVLFATLFATYAVLHNNTNGGPSGAELFSLPFVLVETLLLLTSSFTCGLAMLAARRADRRQVLVWYGVTFLLGLAFVGMELSEFSHLIAEGQSWQQSGFLSAFFTLVGTHGLHILAGLTWMLVLMIHVARQGLGGNTFKRLTLLSLFWHLLDIVWIFIFSIVYLIGAA, encoded by the coding sequence ATGAATAAGCCGATTCGCAGCGTATCTGCCCGTCACGCCATCGTAGACGTAGACCAGTTTACCGACAAAACGACATTTGGATTTTGGGTCTATCTCATGACCGACTGCGTCCTGTTCGCGACGCTATTTGCGACCTACGCCGTGCTGCACAATAATACCAACGGCGGCCCATCTGGAGCTGAGCTGTTCAGCCTGCCGTTTGTCTTGGTCGAAACACTGCTCCTCCTCACCAGTAGCTTTACCTGTGGTCTAGCTATGCTGGCCGCCCGGCGAGCCGACAGACGACAGGTATTAGTCTGGTACGGAGTCACCTTCCTACTTGGGCTGGCCTTTGTCGGCATGGAGCTCAGCGAATTCAGCCACTTAATAGCGGAAGGCCAAAGCTGGCAGCAAAGTGGCTTTCTGTCGGCCTTTTTCACGCTCGTTGGTACCCATGGGTTGCACATTTTAGCAGGCTTAACCTGGATGTTGGTACTTATGATACACGTAGCTAGACAGGGACTCGGCGGAAATACCTTCAAGCGCCTCACGCTGCTTAGCCTGTTTTGGCACTTGCTTGATATTGTCTGGATATTCATTTTTAGTATCGTATATTTGATCGGAGCGGCTTGA
- the cyoD gene encoding cytochrome o ubiquinol oxidase subunit IV, translating into MANSISDKSHSHQPAIKATPPHTGHATLRSYVIGYVLSLVLTIEAFLLVTNHTFSSSVIITTVIVLAIIQLFVQLFFFLHLDRAAKAPWNISLFLFMVLVVLIIVLGSLWIMGHLHYNMTSPAELDQRLLKEEGITKGP; encoded by the coding sequence ATGGCGAACTCAATTTCTGATAAATCGCACTCTCATCAGCCTGCAATCAAAGCGACGCCACCGCACACAGGGCATGCCACGCTGCGTTCCTATGTTATTGGCTACGTCCTGTCGCTAGTACTAACGATTGAAGCGTTTTTGCTCGTTACGAATCACACATTTTCGTCAAGCGTGATCATAACGACGGTTATAGTGCTTGCAATAATTCAGCTCTTCGTACAACTATTCTTTTTCCTCCATCTCGACCGAGCAGCGAAAGCGCCGTGGAATATAAGTTTGTTTCTATTCATGGTGCTGGTAGTGCTGATCATTGTGCTCGGCTCACTATGGATAATGGGACACCTGCACTATAATATGACATCGCCAGCTGAGCTCGACCAGCGCCTGCTGAAAGAGGAAGGCATTACCAAAGGACCCTGA
- the cyoE gene encoding heme o synthase, producing the protein MTTFQHYYALTKPGIIRGNLITATAGFFLASGGTIQLGLYIAILSGLALTIASACICNNYLDRRIDQNMERTASRGLASGAIPIQNALLLAAVLGTVGLCMLIWYVNLLVAALGIFAFIAYVIVYGAAKRRSVHGTVIGSISGALPPVAGYCAVSGHIDLAAVLLFLIVTAWQMPHFYAIALYRMSDYKAASIPVLPLVKGTRTTQLHILYYIGLYIVAVAGLYLFGYASLVYLLINVGLGLAWLMIGIRGLQIRSSAQIVAWGRQTFGFSLLVITGFCGSLILDAYIR; encoded by the coding sequence ATTACAACGTTTCAACACTATTATGCCCTGACTAAGCCTGGTATTATCCGTGGCAATCTGATTACGGCTACGGCCGGATTTTTCTTAGCTTCCGGGGGTACTATACAGCTCGGACTCTATATAGCCATATTGAGCGGCCTGGCGCTAACGATCGCCTCGGCATGCATTTGCAATAATTACCTCGACAGGCGCATTGATCAAAACATGGAACGAACCGCATCTCGCGGGCTGGCAAGCGGTGCTATACCGATTCAAAACGCTTTGCTCCTGGCGGCCGTACTTGGTACCGTCGGACTCTGCATGCTCATCTGGTACGTCAATCTGCTGGTGGCGGCGTTAGGCATTTTCGCGTTCATCGCCTACGTTATTGTGTACGGCGCCGCAAAGCGGCGCAGCGTTCACGGTACCGTGATTGGCAGCATATCCGGCGCACTTCCACCCGTGGCAGGCTACTGTGCTGTCAGCGGCCATATCGACCTCGCCGCAGTATTACTATTTTTGATAGTAACTGCCTGGCAGATGCCGCATTTTTATGCCATCGCCCTATATCGAATGAGCGACTATAAAGCAGCCAGCATACCAGTTTTGCCGCTTGTAAAAGGCACGCGTACCACCCAATTGCACATACTGTACTACATTGGGTTATACATCGTCGCAGTAGCCGGGTTATATCTATTTGGCTACGCAAGTCTTGTTTACCTGCTCATTAATGTCGGGCTTGGTCTGGCGTGGCTGATGATTGGAATTCGCGGGTTACAAATCCGCAGTTCAGCACAGATTGTGGCCTGGGGTCGTCAAACATTTGGTTTTTCACTGCTTGTCATAACCGGATTTTGTGGCAGCTTGATTCTTGATGCCTACATTCGTTAA
- a CDS encoding cation:proton antiporter, with translation MDHTVFIQLSFVLALAALLSLTFKYFRQPLVIAYILTGFLAGPSLLNLIHDHEAFSSFSQIGIALLLFVIGLGLNAGIIRATGKPVLFACVAIIAGVGSVTFLVSKLLGFGQADTIVLSVALLFSSTIIVITSLSDKKEQSRLYGQIAIGILLVEDIAATLALLFVSSQGSGAGSAETSTLVTLLAKGAVLAAALIVCGGYLLPRTVHLFAKSQELLYIFALAWAFGVASVFYWYGFSMEVGALFAGVCLAHMPYAQEISVRLKPLRDFFLVLFFVELGQNLNIDNLSSAILPAIVLSAVVMIVKPLTIISTLGLLGYTKQTGFKTAVHLSQISEFSIVLVALAVSRQVTSPEIATIVTLTAIITIVCSTYLMKYDDVLYKLWQKPLSIFERGQTKREIRSLKTYPLVLLGYRKGGYEFLRTFRQMKKRYIVIDYDPEVIEHLERQHASHLYGDVTDLELLNEISLHNSELVVSTIADMQSNLLIISHIMGRGKDTIFVCHASTMEEALLLYDKGASYVLLPHYIGSEQASGFIQRNGSDKAAFDKYREQHLSSLAGRQ, from the coding sequence ATGGATCATACTGTTTTCATACAACTCAGCTTCGTACTCGCGCTAGCCGCACTGTTGTCGCTCACCTTCAAATATTTCCGCCAGCCGCTCGTCATCGCCTATATTTTGACGGGATTTTTAGCTGGCCCCTCGCTGCTCAATCTGATACACGATCATGAGGCGTTTTCGTCGTTCAGCCAAATTGGCATCGCCTTGTTGCTATTCGTTATTGGTCTTGGCTTGAATGCAGGTATTATTCGGGCGACTGGCAAGCCGGTGTTATTCGCGTGCGTTGCAATCATCGCGGGCGTTGGAAGTGTCACGTTTCTTGTATCGAAGTTATTGGGATTCGGCCAGGCAGATACGATTGTCCTGTCGGTAGCGCTGTTGTTCAGCAGTACGATTATCGTTATTACCTCACTCAGTGACAAGAAGGAGCAATCTAGACTGTATGGCCAGATTGCTATCGGTATTTTGCTTGTTGAAGATATTGCTGCGACGCTGGCGTTATTGTTTGTATCGTCGCAGGGTAGTGGTGCCGGCAGCGCTGAGACATCAACACTTGTCACTTTACTGGCCAAAGGTGCGGTGCTGGCCGCGGCGCTGATCGTATGCGGTGGCTATCTCTTGCCGCGCACCGTGCATTTGTTTGCGAAGAGCCAGGAACTGCTGTATATATTTGCGCTGGCCTGGGCGTTTGGTGTCGCAAGTGTCTTTTATTGGTATGGATTTTCTATGGAAGTCGGCGCGCTGTTTGCGGGCGTGTGCTTGGCGCACATGCCCTATGCTCAGGAGATAAGTGTTCGTCTCAAGCCGCTCCGTGATTTTTTCCTGGTGCTGTTCTTTGTCGAGCTTGGCCAAAATCTCAATATTGACAACCTGAGCTCAGCAATCCTACCGGCAATCGTCCTGTCGGCTGTGGTTATGATAGTCAAGCCGCTGACGATTATATCGACGCTCGGACTTCTTGGGTATACTAAGCAAACAGGTTTTAAGACAGCGGTGCACCTGTCGCAGATCAGTGAGTTCTCGATAGTTTTGGTAGCGCTGGCAGTCAGCCGGCAAGTAACCAGTCCAGAAATCGCAACCATCGTAACGCTGACTGCTATCATAACGATTGTCTGTTCGACATACCTCATGAAATATGACGATGTGCTGTACAAATTATGGCAAAAACCGTTATCAATTTTTGAACGCGGCCAGACAAAACGGGAAATACGCTCATTGAAGACATATCCCTTAGTTTTGCTTGGATACCGAAAGGGCGGTTATGAATTTTTGCGGACATTCCGGCAAATGAAAAAACGCTACATTGTCATTGACTATGATCCTGAAGTAATAGAACACTTGGAGCGGCAGCATGCGAGCCATTTGTATGGTGATGTGACTGACCTTGAACTTCTCAATGAAATCAGCCTGCACAATTCTGAACTTGTTGTCAGTACGATCGCTGATATGCAATCAAACTTATTGATCATCAGTCACATTATGGGCCGGGGTAAAGACACGATATTTGTTTGTCATGCCAGCACGATGGAGGAAGCGTTGCTGCTATACGACAAGGGCGCTTCCTACGTGTTGTTGCCACATTATATCGGTAGCGAGCAGGCAAGCGGCTTTATTCAGCGCAATGGTAGCGATAAGGCGGCTTTCGACAAATACCGCGAGCAGCATTTGTCGAGTTTGGCGGGACGTCAGTAG
- a CDS encoding response regulator, translating into MAKIFIVEDDQDLNAAYRMILTKEKYDVQTAFNGEEALKKVNDFDPDLILLDLLMPVKSGVEFLQEYDVVNKHKKVKVLIFTNLEHASEIHEAFRLGADQCIIKAWTAPQGLVKIVSDVLGPDSTSKSKTAPAKTAS; encoded by the coding sequence GTGGCAAAAATATTTATTGTTGAAGACGACCAGGATTTGAATGCAGCTTACCGCATGATCCTGACAAAAGAAAAATACGATGTACAAACCGCTTTCAATGGTGAAGAAGCACTCAAGAAAGTTAACGATTTTGATCCAGATCTCATACTGCTCGACCTACTTATGCCGGTAAAATCTGGTGTTGAGTTTTTGCAGGAATACGACGTCGTTAATAAGCACAAAAAAGTAAAAGTACTGATATTTACCAATCTGGAACACGCGTCTGAGATTCATGAAGCGTTCCGGCTCGGTGCCGATCAGTGCATCATCAAAGCCTGGACCGCTCCACAGGGACTGGTAAAGATCGTGTCCGACGTGCTCGGACCTGACAGCACATCAAAGTCCAAAACTGCACCTGCCAAAACTGCCTCTTGA
- a CDS encoding ATP-binding protein, translating into MYKIHLLPALKFVNKGLLAILSLLVLATLASILFLSYALLNLDSLIRKSGQDVGSALILQDFFIDLEDAESSARGYVITGDDAYLDTYTTALRAIPRSFASMQPHSEQTHNISASQLKTLQSLSNERLAILQQTVETRQRSGEDAARAAMASGEGRRIMDAIRAQVSAISSRSLNSIRPQQQQSEDYLQRALWVAGAVTVLVLGLCVVIVRYFQYAIRRERTLEGTKNEFLSLASHQLRTPATNVKQYIGLLLDGYLGDISSKQRDALNIAYKNNESEIRIMNDLLDVAKLDLKRIHIRKQRVNIVAIVKQVLKDYDQHSSEREQTLTLQAPDELMAAVDRTYFKSVIQKLVDNAMKYSHDKTRISVRIRANPADNTFKVIVHDHGLGIERREMPKLFTKFTRLANEFSANTEGSGLGLYWVKQIMVLHGGTVKVVSQKGRGSKFIVQAPLGNK; encoded by the coding sequence ATGTACAAAATACATTTATTGCCAGCGCTAAAATTTGTCAATAAAGGCCTGCTCGCGATCCTCAGCCTACTTGTTCTAGCGACACTTGCATCTATACTTTTTCTTAGTTACGCACTGCTGAATCTTGATTCGCTGATTCGTAAAAGTGGTCAGGACGTTGGATCGGCGTTAATTCTGCAAGACTTTTTTATAGATTTGGAAGATGCTGAGTCGAGTGCCCGCGGTTATGTCATTACCGGCGACGATGCGTATCTTGATACTTATACTACTGCTCTCCGTGCTATACCGCGTAGCTTTGCGTCTATGCAGCCGCATTCGGAGCAAACGCACAATATTTCAGCGAGTCAGCTGAAAACGCTACAATCGCTGTCAAATGAAAGACTGGCTATATTGCAGCAAACGGTCGAGACGCGCCAACGTTCTGGTGAAGACGCCGCCCGTGCGGCCATGGCGAGTGGGGAAGGTAGGCGGATTATGGATGCTATTCGCGCCCAAGTCAGCGCGATTTCATCCCGGAGTTTGAATTCGATCCGGCCACAGCAACAGCAATCTGAAGACTATTTACAGCGGGCACTATGGGTTGCCGGAGCGGTAACGGTACTCGTGCTTGGGCTCTGTGTCGTTATCGTGCGCTACTTTCAATATGCCATACGCCGCGAACGAACGCTTGAGGGTACGAAAAATGAATTCTTATCCTTGGCGTCGCATCAATTGCGTACGCCGGCCACTAATGTTAAGCAATATATTGGGCTGCTGCTTGACGGTTATCTTGGCGACATCAGTAGCAAACAGCGCGATGCCCTGAATATTGCCTATAAAAACAATGAATCAGAAATCCGGATCATGAACGATTTGCTTGATGTCGCTAAGCTCGACCTTAAGCGAATTCATATCCGAAAGCAACGTGTCAATATTGTCGCCATCGTGAAGCAGGTACTGAAGGACTACGATCAACATAGCAGTGAACGGGAACAAACCTTGACGCTGCAGGCGCCAGACGAGCTGATGGCGGCTGTCGACCGGACGTATTTTAAGAGTGTCATACAAAAACTGGTTGATAATGCCATGAAATATTCACACGATAAAACCCGCATCAGTGTCCGCATTCGGGCGAACCCGGCTGACAATACCTTTAAAGTCATCGTGCACGATCACGGCTTAGGAATCGAAAGGCGCGAGATGCCGAAGCTATTTACTAAATTTACTCGCTTGGCCAACGAGTTTTCTGCGAATACCGAGGGAAGTGGACTGGGATTATACTGGGTCAAACAAATCATGGTTCTGCACGGAGGCACAGTAAAAGTCGTATCTCAAAAAGGCCGGGGTTCAAAGTTTATCGTCCAGGCGCCACTGGGCAATAAATAA
- a CDS encoding response regulator: MVKVLIVEDNETLNEAYKLILEKDGHDVTTAFNGEEGLEKLNDLTPDLILLDMLMPKMDGLEFLRNFKLDKYPKTTIIILSNLNEDEQVEEARKLGAHRYILKANTSPRELAARVNHIARHL; this comes from the coding sequence ATGGTAAAAGTACTTATCGTCGAAGACAACGAAACACTCAACGAGGCTTACAAGCTCATCCTGGAAAAGGATGGCCATGATGTCACGACTGCATTCAACGGCGAAGAAGGTCTAGAAAAACTCAACGACCTGACTCCCGACCTCATATTACTCGATATGCTCATGCCCAAAATGGACGGCCTTGAATTTCTTCGCAATTTTAAATTAGATAAGTATCCAAAGACGACAATCATCATCCTCAGTAATCTCAATGAAGATGAACAAGTCGAAGAAGCCCGTAAGCTGGGTGCTCACCGCTACATCTTGAAGGCAAATACATCGCCCCGCGAGCTAGCGGCCCGCGTCAATCACATTGCCCGCCATCTGTAG
- a CDS encoding GlsB/YeaQ/YmgE family stress response membrane protein → MGLLAFIVLGALAGWVASIIMGRNAEQGIIGNIVVGVLGAFLGGFIMNALGTTGVNGFDIRSFLVALMGAVVLLFIYNMVRRGSHRTV, encoded by the coding sequence ATGGGATTATTAGCATTTATCGTACTCGGTGCATTAGCAGGTTGGGTCGCTTCAATTATTATGGGCCGCAACGCTGAACAAGGCATCATAGGCAACATCGTCGTTGGTGTACTTGGTGCATTCCTTGGTGGATTCATCATGAACGCTCTTGGCACAACCGGCGTTAACGGATTTGATATTCGTAGCTTCTTGGTTGCATTGATGGGTGCAGTTGTACTGCTGTTCATCTACAATATGGTTCGCCGCGGTTCTCACCGTACCGTCTAA
- a CDS encoding PIG-L deacetylase family protein, with product MADSTTQSFPALNPQSVLAVVAHPDDLDFCMAGSLARWADEGTEVYYLILTSGCRGGADIEAMMSLGETRRSEQRAAGDIVGAKDVFFCDYEDGKLEATMDVKRDIVRYIRQVTPDVVLTIDPTVLYDAKLGLVNHTDHRAAGQAAIDSVYPLACNRPSFTELLHEGLEPHHVSTLLLVNAEKQNFYVDMSQQFARKQAALQAHASQWPGLESSAVMMTTMAQEAGATIGVQYAEGFVRIDLKI from the coding sequence ATGGCCGACTCGACTACACAAAGCTTCCCAGCGTTAAATCCACAGAGTGTTTTGGCTGTTGTGGCCCATCCAGATGATCTCGACTTTTGCATGGCGGGAAGCTTGGCACGCTGGGCAGACGAAGGCACTGAGGTGTATTATCTGATTCTAACGAGCGGCTGCCGCGGCGGTGCAGACATAGAAGCTATGATGTCGCTCGGTGAAACCCGGCGTAGTGAGCAGCGGGCTGCCGGCGATATAGTTGGTGCAAAGGACGTATTCTTCTGTGATTATGAAGATGGCAAGCTCGAAGCTACCATGGATGTAAAACGTGATATTGTGCGTTATATTCGGCAAGTTACACCTGATGTTGTGCTGACAATCGATCCGACGGTGCTGTACGATGCAAAATTAGGTCTTGTTAATCATACTGATCATCGGGCTGCCGGACAGGCAGCGATTGACTCTGTGTATCCTTTGGCATGCAACCGTCCAAGTTTCACCGAATTACTACACGAAGGTCTTGAACCGCATCATGTGTCGACACTGTTACTAGTCAACGCCGAAAAACAAAATTTTTATGTTGATATGAGTCAGCAGTTCGCGCGTAAACAGGCAGCGCTCCAGGCGCACGCCAGCCAATGGCCTGGGCTTGAATCATCAGCAGTCATGATGACGACTATGGCACAGGAAGCCGGAGCGACGATCGGCGTGCAGTATGCCGAAGGCTTTGTACGTATCGATTTAAAAATCTAA
- the sodX gene encoding nickel-type superoxide dismutase maturation protease: MRLPIFSGPPRRRSNWLIVRRVSGDSMTPTLKPGQIVVALNRPSRSYKIGDIVILHRNNRDIIKRISRVRNYEVYVEGDNPGQSTDSRQFGWVGVQLIAGKVLWPTRLHKASQR, from the coding sequence ATGAGATTGCCGATATTTTCTGGGCCACCAAGAAGGCGTAGTAACTGGCTGATTGTGCGGCGCGTCAGTGGAGATAGCATGACTCCGACGCTTAAGCCTGGTCAAATTGTCGTCGCACTGAATCGTCCAAGCCGCAGTTATAAGATCGGCGACATTGTAATTTTGCACCGGAATAATCGGGATATCATCAAACGTATATCTCGCGTCAGAAACTATGAAGTGTATGTCGAAGGCGATAATCCGGGCCAGAGCACCGATAGTAGGCAGTTTGGTTGGGTCGGCGTACAATTGATAGCAGGAAAAGTATTATGGCCGACTCGACTACACAAAGCTTCCCAGCGTTAA
- the sodN gene encoding superoxide dismutase, Ni, whose amino-acid sequence MKLLPSIKPVYAHCDLPCGVYDPAQARIEAQSVLNIMNKYESLDEHGKMRAVLIKEERAELAKHHLWVLWTDYFKPEHLEQYPDLHDKFWKATKQAGECKHHLEPAEAEKLIAMIDEIADIFWATKKA is encoded by the coding sequence ATGAAACTACTACCGTCGATCAAGCCCGTTTACGCTCACTGCGATTTGCCGTGCGGCGTGTACGACCCAGCGCAGGCCCGCATCGAAGCGCAGAGCGTGCTAAATATTATGAACAAGTACGAAAGTCTCGATGAGCACGGCAAAATGCGAGCGGTTCTTATTAAAGAAGAGCGGGCTGAACTCGCCAAGCATCACCTGTGGGTACTATGGACTGATTATTTCAAGCCGGAGCACCTGGAGCAATATCCGGATTTGCATGACAAATTTTGGAAAGCAACTAAGCAGGCTGGCGAGTGCAAGCACCACCTTGAGCCGGCAGAAGCCGAAAAACTGATCGCGATGATAGATGAGATTGCCGATATTTTCTGGGCCACCAAGAAGGCGTAG
- the trmD gene encoding tRNA (guanosine(37)-N1)-methyltransferase TrmD: protein MKIQVITLFPEMFTAVLGTSMLWKASDRGIVQYELINLRDYGAGPRKQVDDTPYGGGDGMLLKPEPLVAAIEFAKLQDPTARVLLPTPRGEIYKQSDAKRLAADGGGLIVICPRYEGYDERVTKWVDQQYCIGNYVLTGGELPAMVIVDSVVRLLPGVLGGETSTEIESFQDDDTSVEFPQYTRPAEFRGEKVPEVLLGGHHAEILKWRNGNSKLSS from the coding sequence ATGAAAATACAAGTTATAACCCTGTTTCCGGAGATGTTCACGGCGGTGCTCGGTACCAGCATGCTCTGGAAGGCTAGCGACCGTGGCATAGTGCAGTATGAGCTTATCAATCTCCGCGACTACGGCGCTGGTCCGCGAAAGCAGGTCGATGATACGCCGTATGGCGGCGGTGATGGCATGCTGCTCAAGCCGGAGCCGCTGGTGGCAGCAATTGAATTTGCCAAATTACAGGATCCGACAGCCCGGGTGCTGTTACCTACGCCGCGCGGTGAAATCTACAAGCAATCTGACGCTAAGCGCTTGGCAGCGGACGGCGGCGGCTTAATCGTTATCTGCCCACGCTACGAAGGCTACGATGAACGTGTTACTAAGTGGGTCGATCAGCAATACTGCATCGGCAATTATGTCCTAACTGGCGGCGAACTGCCGGCGATGGTTATTGTCGACTCGGTTGTGCGGCTGTTACCTGGTGTATTAGGCGGCGAAACCAGTACTGAAATTGAATCATTCCAGGACGACGACACCAGCGTCGAATTCCCTCAGTACACCCGGCCAGCCGAATTTCGCGGCGAAAAGGTGCCAGAAGTGCTGCTCGGTGGCCATCACGCTGAGATATTGAAATGGCGAAACGGCAACAGTAAACTTTCCTCTTAG